The Penicillium psychrofluorescens genome assembly, chromosome: 2 nucleotide sequence TGCCAGTCTCCTGACCTGGAAATCCTGCGAAGAGAACGGCAGTGACGTTCGGATTTTCGATCCATTCTTCCATGAGAATTGGACCCGGCGCGTGAACCACAACCACGGTCTGGGTGCAGTTGGCTGCAACCTGCTTGACCAAATTGTCTCCATCCTTCCAGGCCGTCAGATTGTTGCGGTCTCCATAGTTCTTATCGACTTCAAGGTAGCCCTCGCCGCTGATTGCGTTGATGAATGTCAGACACACACTAGCTTGCGAGGACACCGCGTCAATTTGATCTTTGGCCCAATTATCCAGGACATACTGCACAACAGTGTCTTCTGCCAATGCACGCTGTTGGATGGCAGAAAGAGGATCGACCAGATAAGGAAAGTTTGTGCTGCCACTCCCCCAGCCCATGGCCACCGTACCAAGATCGCAGGCGCGATCTGGGCAGCCATTGGGACCGTACTTATTAGGACCAGCATCCTCACCAATGACTGCGATCTGCTTGGGGCGCTTAAGCGGCAAAGTGTTGTTTGTGTTCTTCAGCAGCACAGCCGAGTTGGAACCAACTTTACGGATGATCGCGCTATGGTTTTTGCGCACATCGCGATGGTCATTGATCTTTCGCCAGTCGAGCTCTGCCTTAGGATATTCATAACCGTAGGTGTCGAAGTCACCAGAGGCAAAATTCAGTTCTGGATAGTCTTCATCCTGGCCAAGATAATAGTATGAAGCCATGATGCGGGTCACCATGTCGTCCAATCGCCATTCAGGCACACTGCCGTTCAAAACAGACAATGTCAAATTGGGGCCCCAGAATGACTCACCCAGTCCAGAGACACCGTTCGGAGATGTCTCGCCCGGCCCGGTCATATCCATACCACCAAGAGCCGAGTCGATACCGGAATGCTGCGAGCCGTCGTCTGAGGTGACATATCCCTGAAAACCCAGTTCACCCTTGAGGATATCGTTGAGGAGATGATCACTCTGACACACCTGGGTGTCGTTGACCTGGTTATACGAGCACATCACACCGGCAAGTCCATTCTTCACGCCGTCGTACCAGGGGAAGAGATACAGTTCGTGGAATGTGCGATCGTCACAGTTGGACGAGTAGGGCTCCGTGATATTGGGGCCAGCGTGCCAGTCGTTCCACTCGACAACCTCTCGAAAGTGTTCTTGCTCATACAGAATAAAGTGTTTGCCAACTGCAATAGCGCCGGAGGCCTGCATTCCTGCAACAGCTTCACCAAAAGCAATGCCGGATAGATAGGGATCGGGTGAGAAACCCTCAAAGTTCCGTCCACCTTCCGGTGCTCGGCCTAGGGGACCGACAACGGGAGCCATGACACTGTT carries:
- a CDS encoding uncharacterized protein (ID:PFLUO_003876-T1.cds;~source:funannotate), whose amino-acid sequence is MLATPLLLLFSTSLVQGTSYHPPVSPGYGQWAAAYEKARHFVCQLTLTEKVNLTTGVGTGQTVGYSTGIIPRLNFRGIAGDDGPTGVRGADYSSAFAAGLNLAMSWDRELIYMQSYANGAEHKAKGDNSVMAPVVGPLGRAPEGGRNFEGFSPDPYLSGIAFGEAVAGMQASGAIAVGKHFILYEQEHFREVVEWNDWHAGPNITEPYSSNCDDRTFHELYLFPWYDGVKNGLAGVMCSYNQVNDTQVCQSDHLLNDILKGELGFQGYVTSDDGSQHSGIDSALGGMDMTGPGETSPNGVSGLGESFWGPNLTLSVLNGSVPEWRLDDMVTRIMASYYYLGQDEDYPELNFASGDFDTYGYEYPKAELDWRKINDHRDVRKNHSAIIRKVGSNSAVLLKNTNNTLPLKRPKQIAVIGEDAGPNKYGPNGCPDRACDLGTVAMGWGSGSTNFPYLVDPLSAIQQRALAEDTVVQYVLDNWAKDQIDAVSSQASVCLTFINAISGEGYLEVDKNYGDRNNLTAWKDGDNLVKQVAANCTQTVVVVHAPGPILMEEWIENPNVTAVLFAGFPGQETGNSIADVLYGDVNPSGKLPWTVGKRRKDYGTDVLYEPNGLVPQLDFNEGLFIDYRHFDKHDIEPRFEFGFGLSYTTFAYRNLRIESVPMKATSSLPSSPASSTTGPTICPSTSLNPSDYTFPSTISSLTDYIYPYLAPSMTVTTSLTTPTVPVERQTPQAQGGDPSLYDILYKVHVNIKNTGKVPGQEVSQLYLDLGNGEPKRQLRGFQKTMIQPGDKRDVTFELRRRDVSIWDVVQQKWVEVTELGTNVKVFVGASSRDLHLRGVIPAR